From a single Shewanella donghaensis genomic region:
- a CDS encoding HlyD family type I secretion periplasmic adaptor subunit, with amino-acid sequence MDNRQLANRVWPEHEFAEAIEAPAERKFIRNIILLITGSILIMLVWSVFTSVEEISKSKGQVVPLGHRQVIQSRAGGTIASVVVEEGDVVKQGDILASFVSIDSLSAEEELYSKRANLMMRIERYEAFIDARDANFDEFAYEYPQLVKLHKSSLNRMIDERVAIEQLSESEIAKSQAEIDGLKTEIPPLSDQIQTAEQTLKMMLSVTEEQAVSKLRILESQQKLDSYMRELKAMESKQQVLTKNLLNLQQQLKQRQASLLKEVGEKRTDTQAELLGVTARLKSSNSLVSQNTVTAPVDGIIQSIPTSSTGSVIQPGGTVAVIVPMTKTGLMEIKLSPRDIGFVHVGQSARIKIDAFDYSRYGALDGIVKRISPSTDKDEKGGVFYKVQLAIDKPYFLDNPDSFALIPGMTGEADIVTGEKSVFQYLWKPVFTNINEAFGER; translated from the coding sequence ATGGATAATCGTCAACTAGCTAATAGAGTCTGGCCAGAACATGAATTTGCAGAAGCAATTGAAGCACCTGCTGAGCGGAAGTTCATTCGAAATATCATCTTATTGATCACGGGTTCAATATTAATCATGTTGGTTTGGTCTGTTTTTACCAGCGTAGAAGAAATTTCAAAATCCAAAGGACAAGTGGTGCCGTTAGGCCATAGGCAGGTCATACAAAGCCGTGCTGGTGGCACTATTGCTTCAGTCGTAGTCGAAGAAGGTGACGTTGTTAAGCAAGGTGATATTTTGGCAAGTTTTGTCTCTATTGATAGCTTATCAGCCGAGGAAGAGCTTTACAGTAAACGCGCTAATTTAATGATGCGAATTGAACGTTATGAAGCCTTCATTGATGCACGTGATGCCAATTTTGATGAGTTCGCCTATGAGTACCCGCAACTGGTTAAACTGCATAAGTCTTCGCTAAATCGCATGATCGATGAACGAGTGGCAATTGAGCAGCTTTCAGAATCTGAAATAGCCAAATCGCAAGCTGAAATCGATGGACTAAAAACAGAAATCCCTCCCCTTAGCGATCAAATTCAAACCGCTGAACAAACGTTAAAAATGATGTTGTCTGTCACCGAAGAACAAGCAGTATCAAAGTTACGCATTTTAGAATCACAGCAAAAGCTTGATTCTTACATGCGAGAGCTAAAGGCGATGGAAAGCAAACAACAAGTTCTCACCAAGAACCTGCTAAACCTTCAGCAACAACTCAAACAAAGACAAGCTTCATTATTAAAAGAAGTGGGTGAAAAACGTACTGACACACAAGCTGAATTGTTAGGTGTCACAGCAAGGCTAAAATCATCCAACTCACTGGTATCTCAAAACACCGTAACCGCACCTGTTGACGGCATCATTCAATCAATCCCAACATCTTCAACTGGCAGCGTCATTCAACCCGGCGGCACTGTGGCTGTAATTGTTCCAATGACCAAAACAGGTTTGATGGAAATTAAATTGTCACCAAGAGATATCGGCTTTGTGCATGTTGGTCAATCAGCACGTATTAAAATTGATGCGTTTGATTACAGTCGTTATGGCGCGTTAGATGGAATCGTAAAACGTATTTCACCGAGTACAGATAAAGATGAAAAAGGCGGCGTATTTTATAAAGTGCAGCTTGCCATTGATAAGCCCTACTTTTTGGATAATCCCGATAGTTTTGCATTAATTCCAGGAATGACTGGCGAAGCAGATATTGTTACAGGTGAAAAAAGCGTGTTCCAATACCTATGGAAACCTGTGTTCACCAACATTAACGAAGCATTTGGCGAAAGATAA
- a CDS encoding peptidase domain-containing ABC transporter has protein sequence MKTLELKPLLVELFQQLGLYTQASNVASDTENDLNTLAVSRILKKHQIGFSVIKPSDNTLHLTIHPFLVVPAKDNAFIARRQGHQFEKLENNHWQAVDITQLTDDAYLFVIDALPRSKKSVQAFAAHMSKRTKWYRPVFWLSLLSSITGLAVPLFTMAVYDRVIGGQTPSILPSIALGGALAIGVLVSTRLARAQILATTSNRFARDLSQITFYRLLHMPLMVLSRVGISNHIARMRNAEKVRMLLSGPGGGGLVDLPFTIIALLAIMFLSGWLVLVPIGMLMLYYLVMKVVSRYVQAASPTISGEYQNALSELAKNLLQLKAAGDTEGWQTKFLRQCRENSRQNFLYAKRNGLNAAIAHSLSLFTALITVFTGIFLVLNQTISPGALIACVMMIWRITGPAQLAFSSQQKFTMMDVAVKQFDRFMQATTEQSELRLDTPDNTQAPAISFQHLTLRYKAEGEPALSGVNVDIEPGELVAVIGPNACGKSTLLLSALGVLEAQAGFVTVNGKNLKQYDTEIFRHWVAYSPSQPDIFPGTLAENIRIAKPGATDDEIKTAILTAGGASFFNSINNDLSVDLLGENNAMLSAIEGSYINLARALIKQSPLLLLDEPLPHRNPESKQQLIKTLLNLKGKSTVIFTSHDQDLIQHADKVIILDKGAVVYAGPIPDQAPQTPDANNTVMQESPTNG, from the coding sequence ATGAAGACTTTAGAACTAAAGCCATTACTGGTGGAGCTGTTCCAACAATTAGGTCTTTACACTCAAGCCAGTAACGTTGCCAGTGACACTGAAAACGACCTCAATACCCTAGCGGTGTCTCGGATATTAAAAAAGCATCAAATTGGTTTCTCTGTTATTAAACCGTCAGATAATACGCTGCATTTAACCATCCACCCTTTCTTGGTTGTCCCAGCCAAAGACAATGCCTTTATAGCAAGAAGACAGGGACATCAGTTCGAAAAATTAGAAAACAATCATTGGCAAGCGGTCGATATAACTCAGCTAACTGATGATGCCTACCTATTTGTTATCGATGCATTACCCCGCAGCAAAAAGAGTGTTCAAGCTTTTGCTGCTCACATGAGTAAAAGAACCAAATGGTACCGCCCTGTGTTCTGGCTTAGCTTACTGTCCAGTATTACAGGGTTAGCAGTACCTCTATTTACTATGGCTGTATATGACCGAGTAATTGGTGGTCAAACACCCTCCATATTACCCAGCATTGCCTTAGGTGGGGCGCTAGCGATTGGCGTATTAGTATCAACCCGCTTAGCGCGGGCGCAAATTCTTGCCACCACCAGTAATCGGTTTGCTAGAGATCTTTCCCAGATAACCTTTTATCGATTATTACACATGCCGTTAATGGTCCTTTCGCGTGTCGGTATTTCAAATCATATCGCTAGAATGCGTAATGCGGAAAAAGTCAGAATGCTATTATCTGGCCCTGGAGGTGGCGGCTTAGTCGACCTGCCCTTCACTATTATTGCACTGCTGGCGATTATGTTTTTAAGTGGCTGGCTAGTATTAGTGCCTATTGGCATGTTGATGCTCTATTACTTGGTGATGAAAGTCGTCAGCCGCTATGTTCAAGCTGCTTCACCCACCATTAGTGGCGAGTATCAAAATGCCCTAAGCGAACTAGCGAAAAATCTACTGCAACTCAAAGCGGCTGGCGATACTGAAGGCTGGCAAACAAAATTTCTTCGTCAATGCCGTGAAAACAGTCGCCAGAATTTTCTTTACGCTAAACGAAATGGCCTAAATGCAGCCATTGCTCATTCATTGAGTTTATTCACCGCGCTTATCACAGTATTTACCGGAATATTTTTAGTGCTAAACCAAACTATTTCCCCTGGTGCATTAATTGCCTGTGTGATGATGATTTGGCGTATAACTGGCCCTGCACAACTGGCATTTTCATCTCAACAAAAATTCACCATGATGGATGTAGCAGTTAAGCAGTTTGATCGGTTCATGCAGGCCACAACAGAGCAATCTGAATTGCGCCTCGACACCCCTGATAACACTCAAGCTCCTGCAATTTCATTTCAGCATTTAACCCTGAGATACAAAGCTGAAGGAGAACCTGCACTATCAGGTGTGAATGTAGACATAGAACCCGGTGAATTAGTTGCCGTTATAGGGCCCAATGCCTGTGGTAAATCAACCTTGCTACTGAGCGCTTTAGGCGTCTTAGAAGCACAAGCCGGATTTGTTACCGTGAATGGGAAAAATTTAAAACAATATGACACTGAAATCTTCAGGCATTGGGTCGCTTATAGCCCATCACAACCTGATATTTTCCCTGGGACTTTAGCTGAAAACATCCGTATAGCTAAACCAGGTGCAACCGATGATGAAATTAAAACCGCTATTTTGACTGCCGGTGGGGCCAGCTTTTTTAATAGCATCAATAATGACTTATCGGTTGATTTACTCGGTGAGAATAACGCCATGCTTTCGGCTATTGAAGGCAGCTACATAAACCTTGCCCGCGCACTGATAAAACAATCTCCATTGTTATTGCTTGATGAACCATTACCCCATCGCAATCCAGAATCGAAACAGCAGTTGATAAAAACCTTATTAAACTTAAAAGGAAAATCAACCGTAATATTTACTAGCCACGATCAAGATTTAATTCAACACGCTGACAAAGTCATTATTCTTGATAAAGGCGCCGTGGTTTATGCGGGTCCAATCCCCGATCAAGCACCTCAAACGCCAGATGCCAATAACACCGTCATGCAGGAGTCTCCAACCAATGGATAA
- a CDS encoding ABC transporter transmembrane domain-containing protein: protein MQENFRLFSRNKAFPELLLSSTFINLLSLALPFTMLQIYDRILPNQGYGTATILVSGVAIAILLELLLRYGRSWLLAASAANFELETTTKVVNKLMQADYHHVEAMGTGKVTNGLASIASMRELYSGQAIVALMDFPFVLIFLALVAYIGGPLVFIPIVVWLVVGALVYAIGKKLAIATENLALSDAERTRMLILVLSGLTTAKALSLEDRLASIYNKINHQRLAQQQQVDWLSAKLQEVIQAASQGTTLILVMLGCLEVLNGSLTTGGLAACSILAGRAIAPLSAIISLRSRLVSAKTAMSHVDDLTAIPAEAFSAKKIYQQKIPNGPITFQKVDSSNLGTVIQQLNLEILPKTLVTLQSNPLSHASHLLSIIAGFQKINTGEVAIDGVLLHAHDSKEFRQSVNYVAPWPTLFAGSLLENMTMFRAEYEPQAMAIADSLGLTAKIAELPNGYQTSVGENDNQMLNKGAIKLISIVRAIVQKPSILLLDEPMISLDADAQNKLLTLLAQLKQQMTIVAASHYSELGKISDEVVTIEGHAQPKETNKSPHMDNSDSQEVIL, encoded by the coding sequence ATGCAGGAAAACTTCCGTTTATTTTCCAGAAATAAAGCATTTCCCGAACTATTATTGTCATCGACATTTATCAATTTATTGTCGCTTGCGCTGCCCTTCACCATGCTACAAATCTACGATCGTATTCTGCCAAATCAAGGTTATGGTACTGCCACTATTCTTGTTTCCGGTGTGGCGATTGCCATATTGCTGGAATTATTACTCAGATATGGCCGCAGTTGGTTACTTGCGGCATCTGCAGCCAATTTTGAATTAGAAACCACGACCAAGGTGGTTAACAAGCTTATGCAAGCGGACTATCACCATGTTGAAGCCATGGGAACAGGTAAAGTCACTAATGGTTTAGCCAGTATTGCGAGTATGCGAGAACTCTATTCAGGGCAAGCAATTGTGGCACTAATGGATTTTCCATTTGTATTAATTTTCTTAGCTTTAGTCGCTTACATTGGTGGCCCGCTGGTATTCATTCCGATAGTTGTCTGGCTAGTTGTTGGCGCTCTGGTTTATGCCATTGGCAAGAAACTCGCTATCGCTACTGAAAACCTCGCTCTTTCAGATGCTGAACGAACCCGAATGTTGATACTGGTGTTATCAGGGCTAACCACAGCCAAGGCCCTATCTTTAGAAGATCGATTAGCCAGTATTTATAATAAAATAAACCATCAGCGACTGGCACAACAGCAACAAGTCGATTGGTTATCGGCTAAGTTACAAGAAGTCATCCAAGCAGCATCGCAAGGAACAACATTAATATTAGTGATGCTAGGTTGTTTAGAAGTCCTTAACGGTTCGCTTACAACAGGTGGACTGGCGGCATGTTCAATATTAGCAGGTCGCGCCATCGCACCATTAAGCGCGATTATTAGTCTTCGCTCTCGACTTGTTAGTGCCAAAACGGCGATGTCACACGTAGATGATTTAACCGCCATTCCAGCTGAAGCGTTTAGTGCTAAAAAAATCTATCAACAAAAAATTCCTAACGGCCCCATTACATTTCAAAAAGTCGATAGCAGTAATTTAGGCACTGTCATTCAACAGTTGAATTTAGAGATCCTCCCTAAAACCTTAGTTACCCTGCAATCAAATCCCCTGAGTCATGCTAGCCACTTACTCAGTATCATTGCTGGATTTCAAAAGATAAATACAGGTGAAGTCGCCATTGATGGGGTTTTACTTCATGCACACGATAGTAAAGAGTTTCGACAATCAGTTAATTATGTTGCCCCTTGGCCAACCTTATTTGCAGGTAGTTTACTTGAGAATATGACCATGTTCCGAGCAGAGTATGAACCACAAGCAATGGCAATTGCTGACAGTTTAGGCTTAACGGCTAAAATTGCCGAACTGCCCAATGGTTATCAAACTTCAGTGGGGGAAAACGATAATCAAATGCTAAATAAAGGGGCGATTAAACTCATTTCAATAGTCAGAGCGATAGTTCAAAAACCGTCAATATTGCTGCTGGATGAGCCGATGATTTCACTTGATGCGGATGCCCAAAATAAATTACTCACCTTATTAGCCCAACTGAAACAACAAATGACCATTGTGGCAGCATCTCATTACTCTGAACTCGGTAAAATTAGTGATGAAGTTGTCACAATTGAGGGGCATGCTCAGCCTAAAGAAACTAATAAATCACCGCACATGGATAATAGTGATTCACAGGAGGTGATCCTATGA
- a CDS encoding SDR family oxidoreductase, translated as MKSLVVITGASSGIGAAMANAFSAKGHPLLLLARRVEPMQALNLPNSLSISVDVTDAAAMKAAIATAEAKFGTVGCLINNAGVMLLGQADVQDPAEWSQMLNINVMGVLNGIHAVLADMKARKTGTIINVSSIAGRKTFPNHAAYCASKFAVHALTENIREEVAMDDVRMVTIAPGAVETALLSHTTNEEIKAGYQDWKEFMGGVIEPTAVADAAVFAFEMPQNVCVREIVLAPTRQQP; from the coding sequence ATGAAATCACTTGTTGTCATTACTGGCGCATCATCAGGTATCGGTGCCGCTATGGCGAACGCATTTAGCGCTAAAGGTCACCCACTACTTTTACTTGCTCGTCGCGTTGAGCCAATGCAAGCACTTAACTTACCAAACAGTTTATCTATCAGTGTAGATGTTACTGATGCTGCAGCAATGAAAGCTGCGATTGCGACTGCTGAAGCAAAGTTTGGTACTGTTGGCTGCCTGATTAATAACGCTGGTGTTATGTTACTTGGACAAGCTGATGTGCAAGATCCTGCAGAATGGAGCCAAATGCTCAACATCAATGTTATGGGCGTGCTTAATGGCATTCATGCTGTTCTTGCTGATATGAAGGCCCGTAAAACAGGCACTATCATCAATGTAAGCTCTATTGCAGGGCGTAAAACATTCCCTAACCACGCAGCTTATTGTGCCAGTAAGTTTGCTGTTCATGCGCTAACTGAAAATATCCGCGAAGAAGTCGCTATGGATGATGTACGTATGGTCACTATCGCACCCGGCGCCGTTGAAACAGCACTGCTTAGCCACACAACTAATGAAGAAATTAAAGCAGGCTATCAAGATTGGAAAGAATTCATGGGCGGCGTTATCGAGCCAACTGCGGTTGCTGATGCGGCAGTATTTGCCTTTGAAATGCCGCAAAATGTTTGTGTAAGAGAAATTGTATTAGCACCAACACGCCAACAACCTTAA
- a CDS encoding LysR substrate-binding domain-containing protein, translating to MNLDINLIDIRAFVVIAEQGNFTQAAQVLGCSRSHLSKQLLSLEKFLGVSLIIRTTRTQRLTEQGEQLLTQCQQALEQIDQVVAMALDSAEKLQGNIHINCVGGVIGEDILVQLVNDFIKQYPDITIDLDFSSQRVDLIEGHFDIVFRMGQLADSSLVGRKLMDIENRTLVSPHYLAKHGQPIHPSELNQHSCITGSINHWRFNHKHDDLNVEVAIKGGFKCKNGRAMKASALAGNGIVRLPYLYCPDEINTGELVDVFSDWHIPDTPFYMLYHKDKFQPERLKKFIQFTMDNFKRYLPDS from the coding sequence ATGAACTTAGATATAAATTTGATTGATATCAGAGCCTTTGTGGTGATTGCCGAGCAGGGCAACTTTACCCAAGCGGCGCAAGTATTAGGCTGTTCAAGGTCGCATTTATCAAAGCAGTTACTGAGTTTAGAAAAGTTTCTTGGAGTTAGCCTTATCATTAGGACAACCAGAACTCAGCGTTTAACAGAACAAGGCGAACAGTTACTGACTCAATGTCAGCAAGCGTTGGAACAGATCGATCAAGTGGTCGCAATGGCATTGGATAGCGCCGAAAAACTACAAGGTAATATTCACATTAACTGTGTAGGTGGAGTCATTGGTGAAGATATCCTTGTTCAGTTAGTTAATGACTTTATTAAGCAATATCCAGACATCACCATCGATCTTGATTTTAGTAGCCAACGAGTAGATTTAATTGAAGGGCATTTCGATATTGTATTCAGAATGGGGCAACTCGCTGATTCTAGCTTAGTAGGGCGAAAGCTCATGGATATTGAAAATAGAACTCTAGTATCGCCACACTATTTAGCTAAGCATGGTCAGCCAATACATCCTAGCGAACTAAATCAGCATTCGTGTATCACTGGTTCAATTAACCATTGGCGCTTTAACCATAAGCATGACGATCTGAATGTAGAGGTTGCGATCAAAGGCGGTTTTAAGTGTAAAAATGGCCGAGCAATGAAAGCCAGTGCGTTGGCCGGAAATGGCATAGTACGTTTGCCATATTTATACTGTCCAGATGAAATTAATACCGGTGAACTCGTTGATGTTTTTAGTGATTGGCATATTCCCGATACGCCATTTTATATGCTTTATCACAAAGATAAATTTCAACCGGAAAGACTGAAAAAATTTATCCAATTTACCATGGACAATTTTAAACGCTATCTACCTGATTCATAG
- the traF gene encoding conjugal transfer protein TraF: protein MRSIALLVFSLLFAISSQASQLYFEARSNSMGGTGVASSNREGASFINPALLAIYAPKTNKFSLLLPVVGVELDDSDEMVDKFDSLQDSYDGLESAINGSDTDNIERYRDDLVTDLTSLKGSTASFSAGVGAALVIPTQTVPMAIFYKSYIDGVGVADIAQSDIDILSSLDPSNPPTDIADLDSQGIVLAGAVTDFGVALSFPLSIVNLPVTIGVSPKLQRIDTYHYTANANNFDADDFDDDRYRNDESMFNLDLGVAWQPTDSLTVGLSARNLISNTVTTEEAQGRKFEYRIEPLVTAGVAYDWSRATLTADIDLVDQTRFTDFDSVQFLRVGGEVKATSWLSLRMGYRHDLKDNSVDVYSFGTGFAIGQAFKLDMTGSYGEDAIGAVLQTSYHF from the coding sequence ATGAGATCAATAGCGCTACTGGTGTTTTCACTGCTGTTTGCGATAAGTTCGCAAGCTAGCCAGCTTTATTTTGAAGCTCGCAGTAATAGCATGGGCGGCACTGGTGTGGCATCTTCAAATCGTGAAGGTGCAAGTTTTATTAATCCTGCTTTACTTGCCATATATGCCCCCAAGACTAATAAATTCTCCCTGCTTTTACCCGTTGTTGGCGTTGAACTTGATGATAGTGATGAGATGGTCGATAAATTTGATTCACTGCAAGACTCATATGATGGATTAGAAAGTGCGATTAACGGCAGCGATACTGATAATATCGAGCGTTATAGAGACGACTTAGTTACTGACTTAACCTCACTCAAAGGCAGTACCGCAAGTTTTTCTGCTGGTGTTGGTGCAGCATTAGTTATTCCCACTCAAACAGTACCAATGGCGATATTTTATAAGAGCTATATCGATGGCGTTGGTGTAGCTGATATTGCTCAGTCAGATATTGATATACTCAGTAGTTTAGACCCTAGTAACCCTCCTACCGATATTGCCGATTTAGATTCTCAAGGTATTGTCTTAGCTGGCGCAGTTACTGATTTTGGTGTCGCATTAAGTTTCCCTCTTTCAATCGTCAACTTGCCAGTAACAATCGGTGTGTCGCCAAAACTTCAGCGTATTGATACCTATCATTATACGGCTAATGCCAATAACTTTGATGCCGATGACTTTGATGATGATCGATATCGAAATGATGAGAGTATGTTTAATCTAGATTTAGGTGTCGCCTGGCAACCCACGGATAGTTTAACGGTCGGTTTATCAGCAAGAAATCTCATCAGTAATACGGTCACCACAGAGGAAGCACAAGGGCGTAAATTTGAATACCGCATAGAACCTCTTGTGACAGCAGGGGTGGCATATGATTGGTCTAGAGCTACTCTTACGGCAGATATTGATCTTGTGGATCAAACTCGCTTCACTGATTTTGATTCCGTTCAATTTTTACGGGTGGGTGGTGAGGTTAAGGCAACCAGCTGGCTATCATTAAGGATGGGCTATCGTCATGACTTAAAAGATAACAGCGTCGATGTATATTCATTCGGTACTGGATTTGCTATTGGGCAAGCGTTTAAGCTCGATATGACTGGTAGTTATGGCGAAGATGCTATAGGGGCTGTGTTACAAACCTCTTATCATTTTTAA
- a CDS encoding sulfite exporter TauE/SafE family protein, which yields MEFIDPQTLMLASVIIFIGALTQGLIGFGLAVVASPILYIIDPQLVPVPVIAMGFSIALMTLLRERTALQFNGLQYALLGRVPGGFLGAGLLLFAPQAILGLAIAFIVATAVILSLYKITAPVNRITLFIAGVLSGIFGNIAAIGGPPLAILLAGKDAPQFRAALSIFFVFSSMIAMVILVIAGLVEQKHIWLSLMLLPSVILGNIVAGKLTNRVDKNKTRTATLVLCSFSALILTVKSLVELSVG from the coding sequence ATGGAATTTATCGATCCGCAAACCTTGATGCTTGCATCGGTTATCATTTTTATAGGCGCATTAACCCAAGGCTTAATCGGTTTTGGGTTAGCGGTTGTTGCCAGCCCAATCTTATATATTATCGACCCCCAGTTAGTGCCAGTCCCTGTTATTGCGATGGGCTTTTCAATAGCCTTAATGACCTTACTCAGAGAACGAACTGCATTACAGTTCAATGGACTGCAATATGCGTTACTGGGTCGAGTACCCGGTGGTTTTCTCGGTGCTGGATTATTACTGTTTGCTCCGCAAGCCATCCTAGGCTTAGCGATTGCCTTTATTGTTGCTACTGCCGTTATTCTCAGCCTTTATAAAATAACCGCACCAGTTAACCGCATAACGTTATTTATTGCAGGGGTATTGTCAGGAATTTTTGGCAATATTGCCGCCATTGGTGGACCACCATTAGCCATTCTATTAGCTGGCAAAGATGCGCCACAATTTAGAGCGGCACTTTCGATATTTTTTGTATTTAGTTCAATGATTGCGATGGTGATCTTGGTAATTGCAGGATTAGTTGAACAAAAGCATATCTGGTTATCCCTAATGCTTTTACCTTCTGTGATTTTAGGTAATATCGTCGCTGGTAAGTTAACCAATAGAGTTGACAAGAATAAGACACGTACCGCCACACTGGTACTTTGTAGCTTTAGCGCTTTAATTCTTACAGTGAAGTCGTTAGTGGAATTATCTGTGGGTTAA
- the metJ gene encoding met regulon transcriptional regulator MetJ, whose protein sequence is MTEWNGDYISPYAEHGKKNEQVKKITVSIPLKVLKVLTDERTRRQVNNLRHATNSELLCEAFLHAYTGQPLPNDDDLSKEGPDSIPSEAKAIMDSMGIEWEDLD, encoded by the coding sequence ATGACTGAATGGAATGGCGACTATATCAGCCCATATGCCGAGCATGGCAAAAAAAATGAACAAGTAAAAAAAATCACGGTATCCATTCCTTTAAAAGTATTAAAAGTGCTTACTGATGAACGTACCCGCCGCCAGGTAAATAACTTGCGTCATGCAACTAATAGTGAACTTTTATGTGAAGCATTTCTACATGCATACACAGGTCAACCATTGCCTAATGATGATGACTTATCTAAAGAAGGCCCTGATAGCATTCCATCAGAAGCAAAAGCCATAATGGATAGCATGGGTATTGAGTGGGAAGATTTAGATTAA
- the metB gene encoding cystathionine gamma-synthase codes for MSKHRAATLAVRQGIETDTQYGAVVPPIYLSTNYSFDGHKNPREFDYSRSGNPTRCVLGEAIAKLENGATGVVTCTGMAAITLVTSLLGPNDLLVVPHDCYGGSYRLFTNLANKGQFKLLVVDQTDEQALSEAIAQKPKMVWLETPSNPLLRVVDIKSIVEQSHNVDALVVVDNTFLSPILQQPLELGADIVMHSTTKYINGHSDVVGGAVVAKDPELGELLHWWSNTLGLTGSAFDSYLTLRGIRTLAVRIREHQINAQRVIEVLQASDVVEKVYYPGLKDHPGHDIAAKQQKGFGAMLSFELKGGEDEVVAFLSALSIFSVAESLGGVESLVAVPATMTHRAMAPEARYEAGIKDTLLRLSVGIEDAEDLVADIQVGLAAVAAL; via the coding sequence ATGAGCAAACATCGCGCAGCGACGCTAGCAGTTCGTCAAGGTATCGAAACTGATACGCAATATGGCGCAGTAGTCCCGCCGATTTACCTATCAACAAATTACTCTTTTGATGGGCATAAGAATCCTAGAGAGTTTGACTATAGTCGCTCAGGAAACCCGACACGATGCGTGTTAGGCGAAGCTATTGCCAAACTTGAAAATGGTGCAACTGGTGTTGTGACATGTACAGGTATGGCTGCTATTACTCTGGTCACTAGTTTGTTAGGTCCTAATGACTTATTGGTTGTACCCCATGATTGTTATGGTGGTAGTTACCGTTTGTTCACAAATCTTGCCAACAAAGGTCAGTTTAAATTATTGGTAGTTGATCAAACTGATGAGCAAGCATTAAGTGAAGCCATCGCACAAAAACCTAAAATGGTGTGGCTAGAAACACCCTCTAATCCATTACTTCGTGTTGTGGATATCAAATCCATCGTTGAACAAAGCCATAACGTCGATGCGTTAGTGGTAGTCGATAACACCTTTTTATCGCCAATTTTACAGCAGCCATTAGAACTTGGCGCTGATATCGTAATGCATTCAACTACCAAATATATTAATGGTCATAGTGATGTTGTTGGCGGCGCTGTGGTAGCAAAAGATCCTGAGTTAGGTGAGTTACTGCATTGGTGGTCAAACACACTTGGGCTAACGGGTTCGGCATTCGACAGTTACCTGACTTTGCGCGGTATTCGTACTTTGGCTGTACGTATTCGAGAGCACCAAATAAATGCACAACGTGTCATTGAAGTGCTTCAGGCCAGTGATGTTGTCGAAAAAGTGTATTATCCGGGATTAAAAGACCACCCAGGTCACGATATTGCCGCTAAGCAACAAAAAGGCTTCGGCGCTATGTTAAGTTTCGAGCTTAAAGGCGGCGAAGACGAAGTGGTAGCATTTTTAAGTGCACTGTCTATTTTCAGTGTGGCTGAAAGCTTGGGCGGAGTGGAAAGCTTAGTTGCCGTACCAGCGACTATGACCCATAGAGCAATGGCGCCTGAAGCGCGTTATGAAGCTGGTATTAAAGATACTTTATTGCGATTATCTGTCGGCATTGAAGATGCTGAAGACTTGGTTGCAGATATTCAAGTTGGTTTAGCTGCAGTCGCTGCACTTTAA